In Streptomyces longhuiensis, the following proteins share a genomic window:
- a CDS encoding lipopolysaccharide biosynthesis protein: MSDTTTAQAATTTPTTEPQQPAGRKLRLPGMGKGGKGNKGPMGSGGGNQLFRNAYALMLNTGISGVLGVGFWLAAARYYSADSVGQGSAAIAAMKFLAGLTAVTLTGALARFIPIAGRRTGSFIFRTYAGSSLAVACAALVFLLTLDVWGPSYRFLHGPVNGLGFIAAVVAWSLLTLQDGVLTGLRSALWVPVGNTVFSTVKLGLLIAFAVAIPTTGVFVSWVVAIATSVIPLGWLVFRRLVPRHVELTAHRTNPPTLREVGRFLAGDYTGSLFSLAVVYLVPVLIASQVSSADNAYFYITTTIGGTVNLLAINMGASLTVEGSHDPAQLAANTRAALRRMARIMLPICGLLFLAAPLVLHVFGDDYAHAATPLLRWFAVGAALRVVMETYFAVLRAQSRTAGLAWLQGLLCVLVLGLTLLLLPRMGLTGAGVAEISSLAVIVALAAPKLYRIVRTAPPAPVVVGAPDGDLADLGTPDVTTGAKRQGPGQALRGTLDSDTLHLAVQLNLDHQERRPDVRPGPATPAHGTPAAGGGEDDMGHRPTWALKSPPPPAPRPPAEPDPNPEPEPDSASASASASATSETSATSEASDASAIGGTSGIAGASGIDGSSDTSGTFDTAVLAPPATPAPEPRTLRDRLAPLSPRVVVLALLLVAALGLYWGPVLGLGDGDLDAMDGLGLISVLPPATLLGAALLIVVFASLLWLERPHKWLLLLTLLATVASLHALPAVIEAEPRFATAWQHLGFMEYIDRTGSAVPDLDARWSWPGFFAAATFVAKACGVTDMTEVIRWWPLAMQLLYLAPMFLLTRSMRASWRARWTGLWIFVLSGWVGQDYFSPQGFTYLLYLAFVAILLVWFRAPRVLWTKRRPGELEVEPTDRRQRAVLLLVLIGLFAATVPAHQLTPFVMLGVLAVLVLVGRSELRGLPILFAVLVAVWVSFLAEPYWSGHFDELFGGLGGVGGNVSSSVSGRIQGGSSAHKLVLYARVLLAGGVMAFACWGWWRRRDAKYRERSLLVLTFVPFLGFGMQSYGGEMALRVFMFALPGAALLAGLALFPRTGITAKERDRDRVSLAPLAALLAGLILMGGFLVARWGNEPFERIRPGEVAAMDYVYAHDDPTVRLLWMSNDTVDNVTPAMPWGTRDMEKVQYVPTLAPVDPVLVSSLVKALKDAGPNSYLMINKSQVVYLQMDVGYSKTWETRLIRNLDDRQELSKVLVNGDVTMYTLRKQPSGDVPKAQPGPIGPQITWTPWSVVGGLAAVALVLLLGAREIVRVAVRPGVRHLRWLQSSFWFSLPLLAVLLASILQRFLTMA, from the coding sequence GTGTCTGACACGACCACCGCCCAGGCCGCCACGACCACACCGACGACCGAACCCCAGCAGCCGGCCGGCCGCAAACTGCGGCTGCCCGGCATGGGCAAGGGCGGCAAGGGCAACAAGGGACCCATGGGGTCGGGGGGCGGGAACCAGCTGTTCCGCAACGCCTATGCCCTGATGCTCAACACCGGCATCTCCGGGGTGCTCGGCGTCGGCTTCTGGCTCGCCGCCGCCCGCTACTACTCGGCGGACTCGGTGGGCCAGGGCTCGGCGGCCATCGCGGCGATGAAGTTCCTCGCGGGGCTGACCGCGGTGACTCTGACGGGCGCGCTGGCCCGCTTCATCCCGATCGCGGGACGGCGCACCGGCAGCTTCATCTTCCGTACGTACGCGGGGAGTTCGCTCGCCGTCGCGTGCGCGGCGCTGGTCTTCCTGCTGACGCTGGACGTCTGGGGGCCGTCGTACCGGTTCCTGCACGGTCCGGTCAACGGGCTCGGGTTCATCGCCGCCGTGGTCGCCTGGTCGCTGCTCACGCTCCAGGACGGCGTGCTGACCGGGCTGCGCAGCGCGCTGTGGGTGCCGGTCGGCAACACCGTCTTCTCCACGGTCAAGCTGGGCCTGCTCATCGCGTTCGCCGTGGCGATCCCCACGACCGGCGTGTTCGTGTCGTGGGTCGTGGCCATCGCGACGTCCGTGATCCCGCTGGGCTGGCTGGTGTTCCGGCGCCTGGTGCCGCGGCACGTGGAGCTCACGGCGCACCGCACGAACCCGCCGACGCTGCGCGAGGTGGGCCGCTTCCTGGCGGGCGACTACACGGGCTCCCTGTTCTCGCTCGCCGTCGTCTATCTCGTCCCGGTCCTGATCGCCTCACAGGTCAGCTCCGCCGACAACGCGTACTTCTACATCACCACCACCATCGGCGGCACCGTCAACCTGCTCGCCATCAACATGGGCGCCTCACTGACGGTGGAGGGCTCGCACGACCCCGCGCAGCTCGCGGCGAACACCCGGGCCGCGCTGCGCCGGATGGCGCGGATCATGCTGCCGATCTGCGGGCTGCTGTTCCTCGCGGCGCCGCTGGTCCTGCACGTCTTCGGCGACGACTACGCGCACGCGGCGACGCCGCTGCTGCGCTGGTTCGCGGTCGGCGCGGCCCTGCGCGTGGTCATGGAGACGTACTTCGCGGTGCTGCGCGCGCAGAGCCGTACGGCCGGACTCGCCTGGCTGCAGGGCCTGTTGTGTGTCCTGGTCCTCGGTCTGACGCTGCTCCTCCTGCCCCGGATGGGCCTGACGGGCGCGGGCGTCGCGGAGATCTCCAGCCTGGCCGTGATCGTGGCGCTCGCCGCGCCGAAGCTGTACCGGATCGTGCGGACCGCTCCCCCGGCGCCGGTCGTCGTGGGGGCCCCGGACGGCGATCTGGCCGACCTCGGCACCCCGGACGTGACCACGGGGGCCAAGCGGCAGGGTCCCGGGCAGGCGCTGCGCGGCACGCTCGACTCCGACACACTGCACCTCGCGGTGCAGCTCAATCTGGACCATCAGGAGCGGCGCCCCGACGTGCGGCCGGGGCCCGCGACACCCGCGCACGGGACGCCGGCGGCGGGGGGCGGGGAGGACGACATGGGGCACCGGCCGACCTGGGCACTGAAGTCCCCACCGCCACCGGCGCCGAGACCGCCCGCCGAGCCGGACCCGAACCCGGAGCCGGAGCCGGACTCTGCCTCTGCCTCTGCCTCTGCCTCTGCCACATCCGAGACTTCTGCCACGTCGGAGGCTTCTGACGCCTCAGCCATCGGTGGCACCTCAGGCATCGCCGGGGCCTCGGGCATCGATGGCAGCTCTGACACGTCGGGCACCTTTGACACCGCGGTTCTCGCCCCGCCCGCCACGCCCGCGCCCGAACCCCGGACCCTTCGGGACCGGCTCGCGCCGCTGAGCCCGCGCGTCGTCGTCCTGGCGCTCCTGCTCGTCGCCGCGCTCGGGCTGTACTGGGGACCCGTACTGGGCCTGGGCGACGGCGATCTCGACGCGATGGACGGACTCGGGCTCATCTCGGTGCTGCCGCCCGCGACCCTGCTCGGCGCGGCACTCCTGATCGTGGTGTTCGCGTCCCTCCTGTGGCTCGAACGCCCGCACAAATGGCTGCTGTTGCTGACGCTGCTCGCCACGGTCGCCTCGCTGCACGCCCTGCCCGCCGTGATCGAGGCCGAGCCGCGGTTCGCGACGGCATGGCAGCACCTGGGCTTCATGGAGTACATCGACAGGACCGGCTCGGCGGTGCCCGACCTGGACGCGCGCTGGAGCTGGCCGGGGTTCTTCGCCGCCGCGACGTTCGTCGCCAAGGCGTGCGGTGTCACGGACATGACCGAGGTCATCCGCTGGTGGCCGCTCGCCATGCAACTGCTCTACCTGGCGCCCATGTTCCTGCTGACGCGCTCGATGCGGGCGAGCTGGCGCGCCCGGTGGACCGGGCTGTGGATCTTCGTGCTCAGCGGCTGGGTCGGCCAGGACTACTTCTCCCCGCAGGGCTTCACGTACCTCCTCTACCTGGCCTTCGTCGCCATCCTGCTGGTGTGGTTCCGGGCGCCTCGGGTGCTGTGGACCAAGCGGCGGCCCGGCGAGCTGGAGGTCGAGCCCACCGACCGGCGGCAGCGGGCGGTGCTGCTGCTCGTCCTGATCGGCCTGTTCGCGGCGACGGTCCCGGCTCATCAACTCACCCCGTTCGTGATGCTCGGGGTCCTCGCGGTCCTGGTGCTCGTGGGCCGCTCCGAGCTGCGCGGCCTGCCGATCCTGTTCGCGGTCCTGGTCGCCGTCTGGGTCTCGTTCCTCGCGGAGCCGTACTGGTCGGGCCACTTCGACGAGTTGTTCGGCGGGCTCGGTGGCGTCGGCGGCAATGTGTCGTCGTCGGTCTCCGGGCGTATCCAGGGCGGCAGTTCGGCCCACAAACTCGTCCTCTACGCGCGCGTGCTGCTCGCCGGCGGTGTGATGGCGTTCGCGTGCTGGGGCTGGTGGCGGCGGCGCGACGCCAAGTACCGGGAGCGCTCTCTCCTCGTCCTCACGTTCGTCCCGTTCCTGGGCTTCGGCATGCAGTCGTACGGCGGCGAGATGGCGCTGCGCGTCTTCATGTTCGCGCTGCCGGGCGCCGCGCTGCTCGCCGGGCTCGCGCTGTTCCCGCGCACCGGGATCACCGCGAAGGAACGCGACCGCGACCGGGTGAGCCTCGCGCCGCTCGCCGCGCTGCTGGCCGGCCTGATCCTCATGGGCGGCTTCCTCGTGGCGCGCTGGGGCAACGAGCCGTTCGAGCGGATCAGGCCGGGCGAGGTCGCGGCGATGGACTACGTCTACGCGCACGACGACCCGACGGTCCGCCTTCTGTGGATGAGCAACGACACCGTCGACAACGTCACGCCCGCGATGCCGTGGGGCACGCGTGACATGGAGAAGGTGCAGTACGTTCCCACGCTCGCGCCCGTCGACCCTGTCCTCGTCTCCAGCCTGGTGAAGGCGCTCAAGGACGCGGGCCCGAACTCGTACCTCATGATCAACAAGAGTCAGGTCGTCTATCTGCAGATGGACGTCGGCTACTCGAAGACCTGGGAGACGCGGCTCATCCGCAACCTCGACGACCGTCAGGAGCTGTCGAAGGTCCTCGTCAACGGCGACGTCACGATGTACACGCTGCGCAAGCAGCCGAGCGGTGACGTCCCGAAGGCCCAACCGGGACCGATCGGCCCGCAGATCACCTGGACCCCGTGGTCCGTGGTGGGCGGGCTCGCGGCCGTCGCCCTGGTACTGCTGCTCGGGGCGCGCGAGATCGTGCGGGTGGCGGTACGGCCGGGGGTGCGGCACCTGCGCTGGCTGCAGAGCAGCTTCTGGTTCTCGCTGCCCCTGCTGGCGGTGCTGCTCGCGTCCATCCTCCAGAGGTTCCTGACGATGGCGTAG
- a CDS encoding GH39 family glycosyl hydrolase, giving the protein MGRHGWVSGAGRWRLTALLGVGVAALALVLTVIVTLPNDRADDRGTTSAGDKVHGSPSDPSADLGPVVGWGFTHTQYSADEGDDGATRRVEDTLSGQGVPQIQHIMGWGAGNPEPVEGRYDFDEMDRRIDFIRKSGGTPVVTLCCSPDWMKGGKAGVDNTDWSRQSLETAPDRAHFKDFAALAATVAKRYPDVRHFIVWNEFKGFWNNGKQRWDYEGYTELYNLVYKALKKVDKDIMVGGPYLVMDSVDPRQTENASAEVKGPWGSMDQRVLDAFDYWNKNKAGADFVVVDGSSYTVDDELLPDEFKATDKLTAVGKWVERQTRDLPLWWAEYYVEPGDQNDDRKGWSEPHRVAVQASGLVAMAKGGASSGFYWNPEEKTGTACAGCLWTPTQSGDGGAKLPMYDLISRFHKEFPPGTEYETVPVAADDVPNVRVLADDRTVVVVNTLNRKISAKVDGKRFEMGAYEVKWLERK; this is encoded by the coding sequence ATGGGACGTCATGGGTGGGTTTCGGGGGCGGGGCGGTGGCGGCTCACCGCTCTGCTCGGCGTGGGGGTGGCCGCTCTGGCCCTGGTGCTGACGGTGATCGTCACACTGCCGAACGACCGTGCCGACGACAGGGGCACCACGAGCGCCGGTGACAAGGTGCACGGCTCCCCGTCCGACCCGTCCGCAGACCTGGGTCCGGTGGTCGGGTGGGGCTTCACGCACACGCAGTACAGCGCGGACGAGGGGGACGACGGCGCGACGCGGCGGGTCGAGGACACGCTCTCCGGCCAGGGGGTTCCGCAGATCCAGCACATCATGGGCTGGGGCGCGGGGAACCCCGAGCCGGTCGAGGGCCGTTACGACTTCGACGAGATGGACCGCCGGATCGACTTCATCAGGAAGTCGGGCGGCACCCCCGTCGTCACCCTGTGCTGTTCCCCGGACTGGATGAAGGGCGGCAAGGCGGGGGTCGACAACACGGACTGGAGCCGGCAGTCCCTGGAGACCGCGCCCGACCGCGCGCACTTCAAGGACTTCGCCGCGCTCGCCGCGACGGTCGCCAAGCGCTACCCGGACGTGCGCCACTTCATCGTGTGGAACGAGTTCAAGGGCTTCTGGAACAACGGGAAGCAGCGCTGGGACTACGAGGGCTACACGGAGCTGTACAACCTCGTCTACAAGGCGCTCAAGAAGGTCGACAAGGACATCATGGTCGGCGGGCCCTACCTGGTGATGGACAGCGTCGACCCGCGCCAGACCGAGAACGCGTCGGCGGAGGTGAAGGGGCCCTGGGGCAGCATGGACCAGCGTGTCCTCGACGCCTTCGACTACTGGAACAAGAACAAGGCGGGCGCCGACTTCGTCGTCGTCGACGGCTCCAGCTACACCGTCGACGACGAGCTGCTGCCCGACGAGTTCAAGGCCACCGACAAGCTCACCGCCGTCGGCAAGTGGGTGGAGCGACAGACCCGTGACCTGCCCCTGTGGTGGGCCGAGTACTACGTGGAGCCCGGCGACCAGAACGACGACCGCAAGGGCTGGAGCGAGCCGCACCGCGTCGCCGTCCAGGCGTCCGGCCTCGTCGCGATGGCCAAGGGCGGCGCGTCCTCCGGCTTCTACTGGAACCCGGAGGAGAAGACGGGCACGGCCTGCGCCGGCTGCCTGTGGACGCCCACGCAGTCGGGCGACGGCGGCGCGAAGCTGCCCATGTACGACCTGATCTCCCGCTTCCACAAGGAGTTCCCGCCCGGCACCGAGTACGAGACGGTGCCGGTCGCCGCGGACGACGTACCGAACGTGCGGGTGCTCGCCGACGACAGGACGGTCGTCGTGGTGAACACCCTGAACCGGAAGATCAGCGCGAAGGTCGACGGGAAGCGGTTCGAGATGGGTGCCTACGAAGTGAAGTGGCTCGAGCGGAAGTAG
- a CDS encoding DUF5925 domain-containing protein, with product MSANPHDALPIRLNVDDSDSPADVVDALFLGRFATGEQPHSHAANIDRVRSGATLLPPDAVVLRSARDDDRSATLAEGDGWTVLVSRWNRGADVTVTATTAELAEKVLGQATDGAADEPEPQPENVTMGFWYVSPRRGPHRTTRQISAGTWDEVRENYTAPVAGAMEQLMKTTPEDIAGRLLLLHGPPGTGKTSALRTLARSWRDWCQVDCVLDPERLFSDVGYLMDIAIGEDDGTAKGRWRLLLLEDCDELIRGEAKHTAGQALSRLLNLTDGLLGQGRNVLVGVTTNEDLERLHPAVVRPGRCLARIEVGPLTHRESVDWLGSEEGVGRDGATLAELYALRRGTGPASVPDQRDAADAGLYL from the coding sequence ATGTCTGCGAACCCACACGACGCGCTGCCGATCCGGCTCAACGTCGACGACAGCGACTCTCCGGCCGACGTCGTCGACGCGCTGTTCCTCGGCCGTTTCGCGACGGGCGAGCAGCCGCACTCGCACGCGGCGAACATCGACCGGGTGCGGTCGGGGGCCACCCTCCTGCCGCCCGACGCGGTGGTCCTGCGCTCCGCGCGCGACGACGATCGCAGCGCGACGCTCGCCGAGGGCGACGGCTGGACCGTCCTCGTCTCCCGCTGGAACAGGGGCGCCGACGTCACGGTGACGGCGACCACCGCGGAGCTCGCCGAGAAGGTGCTCGGGCAGGCCACGGACGGCGCCGCCGACGAGCCCGAACCCCAGCCGGAGAACGTGACGATGGGGTTCTGGTACGTCTCGCCCCGGCGTGGGCCGCACCGCACCACGCGGCAGATCTCGGCCGGTACGTGGGACGAGGTGCGGGAGAACTACACGGCGCCAGTGGCCGGGGCCATGGAACAGCTGATGAAGACGACCCCGGAAGACATCGCGGGCCGGCTCCTCCTGCTGCACGGTCCGCCCGGCACGGGCAAGACGTCCGCGCTGCGCACGCTGGCCCGGTCGTGGCGCGACTGGTGCCAGGTGGACTGCGTACTGGACCCGGAGCGGCTGTTCTCCGACGTCGGCTACCTCATGGACATCGCGATCGGCGAGGACGACGGCACGGCGAAGGGCCGCTGGCGCCTCCTCCTCCTGGAGGACTGCGACGAGCTCATCCGCGGCGAGGCCAAGCACACGGCGGGGCAGGCGCTCTCGCGTCTGCTCAACCTGACGGACGGCCTGCTCGGGCAGGGGCGGAACGTGCTGGTCGGCGTCACGACGAACGAGGACCTGGAGCGCCTCCACCCGGCGGTCGTGCGCCCCGGCCGCTGCCTGGCCCGTATCGAGGTGGGACCCCTCACCCACCGCGAGTCGGTGGACTGGCTCGGCAGCGAGGAGGGCGTGGGCCGCGACGGCGCGACACTCGCCGAGTTGTACGCGCTGCGCCGCGGCACCGGCCCGGCATCGGTCCCGGACCAGCGCGATGCGGCGGACGCGGGGCTGTACCTGTAG